In Microcoleus sp. bin38.metabat.b11b12b14.051, the sequence CTCCTTTTTTCTCCAGAGTCAGAACTGTATTCGCCTGAGTTCCCGTAGGAATCAGCAATTCCGTCGGCCCATCTACAGTTTCAACTTCCAACCGGCAGCCCAAAATTGCTTGCAAGTAACTAATCTTGACTTCCGAATTAACGTTAATCCCATCCCGCCTAAATAGCGGATCTTCATTCACCGCCAAGAACACGTAAAGATCCCCTGGCGGCCCTCCCAGCTTTCCAGCATCCCCTTCATTGGAAACGCGCAAACGAGTACCGTTGTCAACCCCAGCCGGAATAGTGATTTTCAGCTTTTTCATCACTTCTTTCTGCCCGCGGCCACCGCAAGTTTCGCACTTGTCCTCAATCACTTGCCCAGTGCCGTTGCAGGTGGGGCAAACTGAAACTTGAGTAAAGCTGCCGAAAGGCGTGCGGGTAGCGCGTCGGACTTGACCGCTGCCGGTACAAGTCGAACAGGTTTGAGGTCTGGTTCCCGGTTTGGCGCCAGTCCCGGTACAAGTTTCGCAAGTTTCTAGGTGCTTGATGCGGAGTTCTTTTTCCCCACCAAAAACTGCTTCGCGGAAATCCAGACGCAAATCGAGCCGCAAATCGTCGCCGCGCACTGGGCCGCTGCGTCTGCGACCTTGTTGCTGGCCCGCTGCCCCTCCTTGCTGAAAACCCTGAAAGAAGCTTTCAAAAATATCAGCAAAGCTGTCGCCAAAGTCTTGGAAACCAGGGCCCGCCGCAGCACCGCTCACGCCTGCTTCGCCGAAACGGTCGAAACGGGCGCGGGTTTCGGGTTCTGAGAGTACCTCGTAAGCGCGGTTAATTTCTTTAAACCGCTCCTCCGCACCGGATTCTTTGTTGACATCTGGATGGTACTTGCGAGCTAGACGGCGGTAAGCACGCTTAATTTCCTCTTTATCTGCGCTGCGAGAAACGCCTAATATTTCATAGTAATCACCGGCCATAGAGCTGCTTGCCTGGAGGTAAATAACAAAAAGTGTACGAAAAAGAAACGGGCGACCTTTCCTGAAATTATGAATTAAAAATTAAAAATTCTCATTGTTAATTTTTAACTTTTAATTTTTAGCTGTTGAGTTGTTCTAAAGGAAAGGATTCATCTCATCAACGTCAGGTTCGGGAACCTTCGGTTTTGGTTCCGGCTGTCGCTTTGACTGTCGTTCCGGTTTTGGCTCCGGTTTTGGTTCCGGTTTTGGTTCCGGTTTTGATTCCGGTTTTGGTTCCGGCTGTCGCTTTGACAGTCGTTCGGGCTGTCGTTCCGGCTGTCGTTCCGGCTGTCGTTTTGGTTGTGGCGGAGGTTCCGGCGAAGCTTCGGGCACCATCTGCAGCTCTTCTGTCAGCAAAACACTGTCGTCGGTAGCTGCAAGCTCTTCTAATTCTGAGATTGTCTCGCTTTCAACTTCCGAGCCTGACGGGGCAGCCCCGCTGCGGGCTTGCTCGTAGACTGCTGTCCCGAGCGAGTATAGCAGTTGTTTGAAAGCTTCGATTGCGGGCGTGAGTTCCTCGCCTGTGATCTCGGGGTTAGCCATCGCCGCCTTCAAGGCTGTTGCTGCTGTTTCGGCTGCGATTTTGAGGTCGTCGCCCAGCAATTGCGCGTTGGTTTTCAAAGTGACACCACAATTATAGACTAGGGTGTCGGCTTGATTTTTGAGTTCGACAATTTGAGCGCGCTTGATGTCCTCGTCGGCGTAAAGTTCGGCTTCTTGCCGCATCCGCTCGACTTCGGTTTCGCTCAATCCTCCTGTATTGGAGATTTGGATGCTTTGTTCTTTGCCGGTTCCCTTGTCTTCTGCGGCTACCTTCAGAATGCCGTTGGCATCGATTTCAAAGGTAACTTCGATTTGAGGAACGCCGCGGGGAGCTGCGGGAATGCCTTTGAGCAGAAATTTGCCAAGACTTTTATTGTCTTTTACCAATGCGCGCTCGCCTTGGAGGACGTGAATTTCTACGGAGGTTTGTCCGTCAACAGCCGTGCTGTACATTTGCGATCGGCTGGTAGGGATAGTTGTATTGCGCTCAATGACTTTCGTGAATACCCCGCCCAAGGTTTCAAGGCCTAGGGAAAGCGGCGTCACATCTAGCAACAGCAAATCTTTGACTTCACCGCCCAAAACTCCGGCTTGAATTGCCGCGCCTACGGCTACAGCTTCGTCGGGGTTGACAGATCGATCGGGAGTGACACCGCCAAAATACTTGCTAATTGCCTCTTGAACTGCCGGAATCCGGGTGGAGCCTCCGACTAAAATAATCCTGTCTATGTCTTTGGGGGTAAGACTTGCGTCTTTGAGGGCTTGAGTCACCGGATCGATCGTGGCCTGCACCAAATGACCTACAAGTTTTTCAAACTGAGCCTTAGATAGTTCCATTTCCAGATGCTTAGGCCCTTTGGCATCAGAGGAAATGAACGGCAGATTAATCGAGGTAGATTCGCGGTTAGAAAGTTCTATTTTGGCTTTTTCTGCGGCTTCTCGGAGGCGCTGCAAAGCCATTTTGTCTTGTGAAAGGTCGCTGCCTTCTTGAGTTCGGAAAGCTTCTACCAGCCACTGAACTATGCAGTCATCGAAGTCATCTCCGCCGAGATGATTGTTACCTGCGGTGGCGTTGACTTCAAAAATTCCGTCTCCCAGTTGCAGGATCGAAACATCGAAAGTACCGCCGCCCAGGTCAAAAACCAAGATTTTCTGTTCAATATTTTGCTTGTCGAGGCCGTAGGAAAGAGCAGCCGCCGTCGGTTCGTTGACGATGCGGAGGACTTCTAAACCCGCGATCGTACCTGCGTCCTTAGTAGCTTGCCGCTGGGCGTCTGTGAAGTAGGCGGGTACTGTAATTACGGCTTGGGTAACAGGTTGTCCCAAATAAGCTTCAGCATCTTGCTTGAGCTTTTGGAGTACCATTGCCGAAATTTCTTGGGGGGTGTGAACCTTGTTCCGAATTTGGACGTTAACAGTGTCGTCTTTGCCTTTGATGCAGGTATAGGGAGTCCGGGAGCGTTCTTCTTCCGTGTCGTCCCACCTGCGCCCGATAAATCTTTTGATACTGTAGACAGTATTTACAGCATTAGTTACAGCTTGTCGCTTTGCCAGTTGACCTACTAAGCGATCGCCCCCCTTGCCAAATCCTACGATGCTCGGAGTTGTGCGGCCGCCCTCGGAATTGGCGATCACGACGGGTTTACCGCCCTCTAAAACTGCTACGCAACTGTTAGTCGTGCCTAAGTCAATTCCAATAATTTTCCCCATAGCGCCTCATAAAACTTTGTGGGATGTTTGGAAACCTCCAACTACAAGTTGGGGGAGGAAAAACGACTCAGCTTGTTTTAACAAGCATCACCCGACCGGAATTGTAGGAAACAAACTTGATGTCCTAAAGCAATATCAAAGACGGGTAAAAACATTTTTCAGAATTTCTGGAGAAAGCGCCGACCTGCTTTTAGTCTCGATCGAAGAACTTGGTGAGTCTCCCGCCGCTCTGCCCCCGAATTCTATTCGGGGGTCAGTGACTTCGAGGAATGTGGTAGCTTCTCTCCCGATTAACTTTCCGAACTATCGGGATTTTCATCTGAGGCTACCACAGATAGCCCAGCCGCCGCAACTTTTACTTTGGCGTGCCGCAAGACGCGATCGCCTAGAATGTAGCCGCGTTCTAGTTCTTGGATGATTGTACCTTCCTCGTGTTCGTCAGTGGGCTCGCTGAGGAGAGCTTCGTGGAGGTTGGGGTCAAACTGTTCGCCTTCTGGGCGCATCGGAGAAACCCCGATTTGCTTGAGGCCATCTACCATTTGCTTGTAAACGCTTTGGTAGCTTTTGTGAATGTTCATTTCGCCGTCTGTTTGCGGCTTGATGTGCGATCGAGCGCGCTCGAAATTGTCGATGACCGGCAACAGGGGCTTAATCGTGAGACATCTTGCCTGTAAATCTAACTCTTCTTTTTCCTTTTGGGTGCGCCTGCGGAAGTTGTCAAAATCTGCTGCTAGGCGGAGATTTTGATTTTTTAGGTCTTCTAGTTGAGCGGATGCGGCTTGCAACTGAGTTTTTAGGGCCTCTTTTTCATCTGTTACGGAGGCGAGTTCCTTCTTCCAAGACTCCGCCGCGTCTAACTGCGGGCTGTTGGTGGAACTGCCGGTGACGGTTTGCCCGGATGCGTTTGCTGGCGGGCGATCGTCCTGAGCACTTTGATAAGCTCTAGCAAGTTCGAGCTCCCAGTCAGCAGAGCCGTTCGAGTTTGCTGGTGCCGGCGGATTTTCGCTTGCCATTGGAGAGCCCTCTGGGGTTTCCCCAGTTGAGTTAGGATCTCGATCTTGCTGTTTTTCCTCGTCAATCATAAAAGCTGCGCGACAGAACCCTATCAATTCTAGCAGATACATTTAACCCGGTAAATCGAGAGAACTAGAATTTACGGTGTCTGGCACCATCTGATTGATAGGAAATATAGTGCTGAGGAGGAGGCATTTGTCAAAGCTTTGTATATTTTTTTGGGGAAATGACACTTTGTTGTTTTCCTCTATAATGACGTATTTTGGCGCTAACACCAGCTTTGTTGTGTTCTAATTCAGGGCTGGGGCGATCGCATTTTTGCTATTTTTACCAGAAAAAATTGGTTGAAAGTATGTTTATTTTAGGAATAAATTAATATTCGAGTATTAGTTGCTTTAATTATCTTCCTTCTATGTAGAACTCGGTGTCAAGACTCAACTATCAACTGTCAACTTAAAAATTGCTTTAAATGTTGCAGTAAACCGTAAAGTTTAAGTTTTTTTGCCAAGGGTTCAGTAGTTGCTGACAAGAAGCGTGAATGTAAAATCTATCTCGCTATTTTAGTCGCAGGCAAACTCAGATTTTTCTCCCAGTGGCAAGAGTCCGAACCGGTTTTAGTTTCGAGTTTTCAGCCATTGATTTTACGTTGCTAACTCGATAGCCAAATCGCGTTAAAACCCTTATTATACCATTGGCAATCAACAACGATCGGAAGTATTGAGTGGGAGGGTTTTAAAAGAGAGAGCAAGATAAATTTGGAGTGAGCGAACGAGCATAGCCGTTTTCAATAAAATCAGAGATTCACAATTAATTAACAATTAGTTAAGTCCCAAGAGTAAGATTTCACATCTCAGCCCGCTCGGTTGATACTCGGCTAGGGTTAGTTATCTGCTGGTCTAACCCTGAAAGTAAGTTGTTAATCTTGACGGGAATTCGGGGTGCTGTTTTTATGATTGGATACTGGAGTCTCTGGCAGCCTCAAATTATAGCGCATCAAACGATAGGCATTATCAGATTATCAAAAAATAATGCAAGTGTAGTTTAGCCCAAAAGCTAAACAAAAAGAAAAGACCAAAACAATTTAAGGTCTAGGCTGTGATGATTTATCTGGTTTTGGATAAATTTTTCTGAGGGGTTTCGTAAAAGCTATCATCGTGACAGCTCGCATAGCTAATCTTTAGCCTTGTAGAGCTAACGGCGCCGCCGCGGGCGGTGTAATCTCAGCGAACAATTTCAGAATAGAAAACATCGCGGTTCTGCGACAAAGCCCGCCCCGCTGCGATCGAACGGTACGGGCAATCCCCAAGCGCCTACCCTCTGGGCTATAACAAGAGTATCCCGCGGGTCGATCGGGCAAGCAAGCAACTTAGGCATCAACGAACCAGATCCGGTCAGCATCCGCAAATCCCTCAAACGAGTCGTCAATTTGTGGGCGAAACTAAGAGGGGAGTAGGAGTTTACGCTTTACGAATAGGGATTGAGCCATAAAAGTACGATAGCTCATCCACAAGCAAAGCATACGGGGGTTGAAACCCCGAGTTGGTTTTCCTCTCAGCACTTTTTGTGACTGAGTTTCCCACCTATTGAGTGTTTTATATGACTAACGCATCCCAGGGGCTTCGCTCCACATCGATAATTGCGGTCAACAAATTTACTCCGGCTCTCAACAAGATGATTCAGTCGGGCTACGTCAACAGCCAGCAACTGAATGAAGCTCAAATAGAAAGCCGGAAGTCGGGTAAGCGGTTGACGGAGGTATTGGAAGCACTTACCGGGCAGCCGTTGCCCCCTGAATTGCTGCGGCTTTACAAGAAACAGCAGATGTTTGAACGGAAGATTGTCTACGGCGTTGAAGCATATGACCCGGAGATGAGCGAATTGTCGAACGAGCAACTCGGAGCTATGCTCGATCGATTGAAGATTTCGATCGACATTTGTCACCAAGGTAGGTTTTTACCAGTAGCGAAGACTGAAACAGAGCCTCAGGCGGTTTTAGTAGCAATGGTAGACCCCGATAACCTCAACGCCATAGAAGATTTGCGGCGGATTTTACAGCCTCACGGCATGGCTTTGCAGCGACGGGTGATTACGCCAGACGACTATCAGGACATTACTGCAACCTATCAAGACGAGCAAGTTAAGGTAGCAGCCAAAATAGCAGAAGCCGATAAGCAGAGAAAGCTAGAGCTAGGGGAGGGAGATTTTGGCGAGCTCTCGCTAGAAGAGGTGAGTGCGGATCAAGAAGACCTAGCTAACACCCTAGACGATGCTGAGGCGGCTCCGGTAATTAAGGCTGTCAACATCATTTTGGCTAAAGCTTTGTCGGAAAAGGTGTCTGACATCCACGTAGAACCTCAAGAAGAATTCATGCGGATTCGGATGCGGAAAGACGGGGTGCTGCAAGAGTATTTCCGGTTTCCCAAGCAGGTAGTGCAATCGATTACAGCTCGTTTCAAGATTATTGCCAACCTGGACATTGCCGAACGCCGACAAGCTCAAGATGGTCGCATCCGCCGGGTGTTTGAGGGACGCACGGTGGATTTCCGGGTGAATAGCTTGCCTTCGCGGTACGGCGAAAAAATCGTGTTGCGGATTTTGGACAGTTCCAGCACTCAGTTAGGTTTGGGTTTGTTGATCTCGGATCAAGAAACTCTGGCTTTGGTGCGAGAGACTGCTAGCCGTCCGTTCGGACTGATTTTGGTGACGGGGCCGACGGGTTCTGGTAAGTCAACTACTCTGTACTCGATTCTGGCGGAACGGAACGATCCGGGGGTTAATATCAGTACGGCGGAAGACCCGATCGAATATGCTTTGCCAGGAATTACCCAATGTCAAGTAATTCGGGAAAAAGACTTGACTTTTTCTAACATTCTGCGGGCGTTTTTGCGGCAAGACCCTGACGTGATGCTGGTGGGGGAAACCCGGGACAAGGAAACGGCCAAAACAGCTCTGGAAGCTGCTTTGACCGGACACTTAGTGCTGACGACGCTGCACACGAACGACGCGGCTGGGGCGGTGGCGCGTTTGGCAGAAATGGGGGTAGAACCGTTCATGGTTTCGGCAGCTCTCTTGGGCGTGTTGGCTCAGCGTCTGATGCGGCGCGTTTGTGACAAATGCTGCATTCCTTACCAACCTACTACTGAAGAACTCGGCAAGTACGGTCTGTCAGCTTCTCAAGAAATCGATCTGACTGTCAACAGAGCCAACACCATACTGCTGGAGGAAAGGAAAGAACTAGCAGAACGCGATCAACTTTGTCGCAAGTGTGGAGGCCTAGGCTACAAAGGACGGGTAGGGGTTTACGAGTTCCTGAAAAATACTGAGCGGCTGCAAACTCTGATCACTCAAGGAGCTGCCACAGAGCAAATTAAGGAAGCTGCGGTAGAAGAAGGGATGAAAACGTTGCTGGCTTACAGCCTACAGTTAGTGCGGGAAGGCGCGACTACCTTTGAAGAAGTCGAGCGGGTGACGTTTACTGACTCCGGGCTGGAGGCGGAAATGAAAGCCAAACGCAAGCAGGGACTTACCTGCAAAACTTGTCGGGCGGAATTGAAGCCGGAGATGCTGGATTGTCCGTACTGCTTGACACCGCGCTTTTTGGATTGATTGGGGAGTCATTCGTCATTAGTCATTAGTCATTAGTCATTCGTCATTCGTCATTAGTCATTAGTCATTAGTCATTCGTCATTAGTCATTCGTCATTAGTCATTAGTCATTAGTCAGCAGAAAAACAACTAGCAACTGACAACTGACAACTAACAATTGACAAGTGAGTTAAATTGGTCAATAACTATCAACTCGATCTAGGAGAGGTATCTATGGGTCTGATGATTGAAGACGTACTGGAGTCCCTGGTAGAGCAAGGGGGTTCGGACATACACATCCAAGCAGGCGCGCCTATATTCTTCCGCGTCAGCGGGAAACTAACTCCTCAGTCGCAATACGGCGACATTCTGTCTGCTGAGGAAGTGCAGATCCTGATTTTCCAAATGCTCAACAATATGCAGCGCAAGCAGTTGGAAATGGAGTGGGAACTCGACTGCGCTTACGGGGTTCGGGGATTGGCTCGGTTCCGGGTCAATGTCTACCGGGAGCGGGGTGCTTGGGCTGCTTGTATGCGGGCTCTGGCTTCTAAGATTCCTAACGCAGATGCTTTAGGTGTGCCGCAGATTTTGCGGGATCTGACGGAAAGACCCAGGGGTATGCTGTTGGTGACGGGACAAACCGGTTCGGGGAAAACTACTACGATGGCGGCTTTGTTGGATCTGGTCAACCGGACGCGGGCAGAGCACATTCTGACGGTTGAAGACCCGATCGAATATGTGTTTCCGAATATCAAGAGTTTGTTTCACCAGCGCCAAAAGGGCGAAGATACTAAGAGCTTTGCTAATGCACTGAAAGCTGCTTTGCGCGAAGATCCTGATGTAATTCTGGTAGGGGAAATGCGGGACTTGGAAACGATCGGTCTGGCAATTTCGGCGGCAGAAACAGGTCACATGGTGATGGGAACGTTGCACACTAATTCGGCTGCTGCAACGATCGATCGGATTTTGGACGTGTTCCCGCCCATTCAACAACCCCAAGTTCGCGCCCAAGTATCTAACTCTTTGGTGGGAATTTGCAGCCAAAATTTGGTGGTGAAAGTTGGGGGCGGTCGCTGTTGCGCTATGGAAATCATGGTGAATACTCCAGCTATGGCTAACTTGATCCGGGAGGGCAAAACTCCGATGATTTACTCCCAAATCCAAATGGGGGCGAAATTGGGCATGAGAACGATGGAAATGGCGCTGGCTGAACTTTACAAGACCGGTAAAATCAGTTGGGAATCGGCAATGGGCAAGGCTTCTAAGGCTGACGAACTCGAACGCTTGATCGGCCCGGCACCTGTTGGCGAAAAGCAAAAGACTCATTAATTAATTCAGTCAGGCAGTCAGTCGATTTTAGATTTTAGATTTTAGATTTAAAACTATAGTCTAAAATTTGGGGATCGACCGTGATGATTGTCGTGCCTTGTACCAGTTTTTGGGCGGAGTCAGTAGTCATTAGTTAGGAGTTAATACCCAAAAAACTAATGACTAATGACTAATGACTAATGACTTTTAATAAAATTTCAGAGGTGAGCTGTGGCTACCAACGTTGTTCGCGAAAAACCGAAAGGTAGTTTTGATTTGAGTGCAATCCAGGAGCAATTTGAGTATAACCTTACCAGTCTTACTGTTAAGGATATGGCTATTTTTGCTCGTCAGTTTGCGGCTATGTTTAATGCAGGGGTGGCGATCGTGAGATGCCTTTCGGTACTCCACGAGCAGTGTTCTAATGCTAAGTTGAAGCGAGCGCTCAGGAGCATGAATGCTGATGTCCAGGAGGGGATAAACTTGGCAGAGGCGATGTCTAAGTTTCCTGATGTTTTTGACCAACTCTTCGTCAGCATGGTGGCGGCGGGAGAAGTCGGTGGGGTGCTAGATGAAACCCTCGACCGTTTGGCGGTGATGATGGAAAAAAATCACAAAACTGAGGCGGAAATTAAGTCGGCTATGTCTTATCCGAAGACAGTGCTGTTTATCGCGATCGTGATTTTTTTCGCGATGACTATATTCTTGCTGCCAACTTTCGCGAAAATATTTAAGGATATTGGCGCCGATTTGCCAGCTTTTACGCTGTTTATGCTAGGAATTAGCGCGTTTTGTACGGCTTGGCCTCCGATCCAACAAGTGACGGTGATTGGGGTGATTGCAGCGCTAAAAATAGCGTTCGATATGTACTACAAAACTCCTATAGGTCGCCTGCAAATTGATAGGATTGCGATGAAGTTGCCAATTTTTGGAGATTTGATCGAAAAATCGGCGGTGGCGAGGTTTTGCGTCATCTTTGGCTCGCTGACGCGATCGGGCGTGCCGATTCTCAGTTCTT encodes:
- the dnaK gene encoding molecular chaperone DnaK — its product is MGKIIGIDLGTTNSCVAVLEGGKPVVIANSEGGRTTPSIVGFGKGGDRLVGQLAKRQAVTNAVNTVYSIKRFIGRRWDDTEEERSRTPYTCIKGKDDTVNVQIRNKVHTPQEISAMVLQKLKQDAEAYLGQPVTQAVITVPAYFTDAQRQATKDAGTIAGLEVLRIVNEPTAAALSYGLDKQNIEQKILVFDLGGGTFDVSILQLGDGIFEVNATAGNNHLGGDDFDDCIVQWLVEAFRTQEGSDLSQDKMALQRLREAAEKAKIELSNRESTSINLPFISSDAKGPKHLEMELSKAQFEKLVGHLVQATIDPVTQALKDASLTPKDIDRIILVGGSTRIPAVQEAISKYFGGVTPDRSVNPDEAVAVGAAIQAGVLGGEVKDLLLLDVTPLSLGLETLGGVFTKVIERNTTIPTSRSQMYSTAVDGQTSVEIHVLQGERALVKDNKSLGKFLLKGIPAAPRGVPQIEVTFEIDANGILKVAAEDKGTGKEQSIQISNTGGLSETEVERMRQEAELYADEDIKRAQIVELKNQADTLVYNCGVTLKTNAQLLGDDLKIAAETAATALKAAMANPEITGEELTPAIEAFKQLLYSLGTAVYEQARSGAAPSGSEVESETISELEELAATDDSVLLTEELQMVPEASPEPPPQPKRQPERQPERQPERLSKRQPEPKPESKPEPKPEPKPEPKPERQSKRQPEPKPKVPEPDVDEMNPFL
- a CDS encoding type II secretion system F family protein, with product MATNVVREKPKGSFDLSAIQEQFEYNLTSLTVKDMAIFARQFAAMFNAGVAIVRCLSVLHEQCSNAKLKRALRSMNADVQEGINLAEAMSKFPDVFDQLFVSMVAAGEVGGVLDETLDRLAVMMEKNHKTEAEIKSAMSYPKTVLFIAIVIFFAMTIFLLPTFAKIFKDIGADLPAFTLFMLGISAFCTAWPPIQQVTVIGVIAALKIAFDMYYKTPIGRLQIDRIAMKLPIFGDLIEKSAVARFCVIFGSLTRSGVPILSSLEIVRDVAGNQAISNAIEYARQEIQSGGMISIALQEQAVFPSLAIQMMAIGEETGELDKMLMKVGAFYETEVEEAVKGLTSMLEPLMIVVIGAIVASILLSMYLPMFAVFQKM
- the dnaJ gene encoding molecular chaperone DnaJ, whose protein sequence is MAGDYYEILGVSRSADKEEIKRAYRRLARKYHPDVNKESGAEERFKEINRAYEVLSEPETRARFDRFGEAGVSGAAAGPGFQDFGDSFADIFESFFQGFQQGGAAGQQQGRRRSGPVRGDDLRLDLRLDFREAVFGGEKELRIKHLETCETCTGTGAKPGTRPQTCSTCTGSGQVRRATRTPFGSFTQVSVCPTCNGTGQVIEDKCETCGGRGQKEVMKKLKITIPAGVDNGTRLRVSNEGDAGKLGGPPGDLYVFLAVNEDPLFRRDGINVNSEVKISYLQAILGCRLEVETVDGPTELLIPTGTQANTVLTLEKKGVPKLGNPVSRGDHLILVSIDIPTKVTAEERELLMQLAKLKGDRTGKGGLEGFLGNLFQK
- a CDS encoding GspE/PulE family protein; this encodes MTNASQGLRSTSIIAVNKFTPALNKMIQSGYVNSQQLNEAQIESRKSGKRLTEVLEALTGQPLPPELLRLYKKQQMFERKIVYGVEAYDPEMSELSNEQLGAMLDRLKISIDICHQGRFLPVAKTETEPQAVLVAMVDPDNLNAIEDLRRILQPHGMALQRRVITPDDYQDITATYQDEQVKVAAKIAEADKQRKLELGEGDFGELSLEEVSADQEDLANTLDDAEAAPVIKAVNIILAKALSEKVSDIHVEPQEEFMRIRMRKDGVLQEYFRFPKQVVQSITARFKIIANLDIAERRQAQDGRIRRVFEGRTVDFRVNSLPSRYGEKIVLRILDSSSTQLGLGLLISDQETLALVRETASRPFGLILVTGPTGSGKSTTLYSILAERNDPGVNISTAEDPIEYALPGITQCQVIREKDLTFSNILRAFLRQDPDVMLVGETRDKETAKTALEAALTGHLVLTTLHTNDAAGAVARLAEMGVEPFMVSAALLGVLAQRLMRRVCDKCCIPYQPTTEELGKYGLSASQEIDLTVNRANTILLEERKELAERDQLCRKCGGLGYKGRVGVYEFLKNTERLQTLITQGAATEQIKEAAVEEGMKTLLAYSLQLVREGATTFEEVERVTFTDSGLEAEMKAKRKQGLTCKTCRAELKPEMLDCPYCLTPRFLD
- the grpE gene encoding nucleotide exchange factor GrpE; the protein is MIDEEKQQDRDPNSTGETPEGSPMASENPPAPANSNGSADWELELARAYQSAQDDRPPANASGQTVTGSSTNSPQLDAAESWKKELASVTDEKEALKTQLQAASAQLEDLKNQNLRLAADFDNFRRRTQKEKEELDLQARCLTIKPLLPVIDNFERARSHIKPQTDGEMNIHKSYQSVYKQMVDGLKQIGVSPMRPEGEQFDPNLHEALLSEPTDEHEEGTIIQELERGYILGDRVLRHAKVKVAAAGLSVVASDENPDSSES
- a CDS encoding type IV pilus twitching motility protein PilT, whose amino-acid sequence is MGLMIEDVLESLVEQGGSDIHIQAGAPIFFRVSGKLTPQSQYGDILSAEEVQILIFQMLNNMQRKQLEMEWELDCAYGVRGLARFRVNVYRERGAWAACMRALASKIPNADALGVPQILRDLTERPRGMLLVTGQTGSGKTTTMAALLDLVNRTRAEHILTVEDPIEYVFPNIKSLFHQRQKGEDTKSFANALKAALREDPDVILVGEMRDLETIGLAISAAETGHMVMGTLHTNSAAATIDRILDVFPPIQQPQVRAQVSNSLVGICSQNLVVKVGGGRCCAMEIMVNTPAMANLIREGKTPMIYSQIQMGAKLGMRTMEMALAELYKTGKISWESAMGKASKADELERLIGPAPVGEKQKTH